In a genomic window of Pedobacter sp. KBS0701:
- a CDS encoding DUF2931 family protein: MNKSIKYLLCLIFFIHISCRKKKEHQKTKAMTKYEWTQGTSAALGYPMEVYKGGIECEGGEHVELGFGITPGGNTWGAINNGMDDGFKTLPLRLDFIWISYMENQFYKIDKPVDSDKLRSYFSKGYEVKVTNGSGDTEHLNYDRIAVGMAPGGIVVVWVAGAGVQKEVGRYQGTKIKIPKSEIARLDSHENRFWRKDYLEMVHTREQIIPAEVRVENKGKPIPFGKWDTHRIRYNWKPVFELPEKAKLNPLTDLGISMVNGEMEQLDAAKFLLSQATERAIPTRITFEFIGIDNKKYGASCDLNEKSSIEAFKTVFGKHPDSTKAEIVIKVSESKKRFTIILKGENGKAAYIKTDKIEVF; encoded by the coding sequence ATGAACAAATCAATTAAATACTTACTGTGCCTGATATTCTTCATTCATATCTCATGCCGGAAAAAAAAAGAGCATCAAAAAACAAAAGCAATGACAAAATATGAATGGACACAAGGAACTTCAGCTGCCTTGGGATATCCGATGGAAGTATATAAAGGGGGAATCGAATGTGAAGGCGGAGAACATGTTGAATTAGGTTTTGGCATTACTCCCGGCGGAAATACGTGGGGTGCTATAAATAATGGAATGGACGATGGTTTTAAAACCCTTCCGCTCCGCTTAGATTTTATTTGGATCTCTTATATGGAAAACCAATTCTATAAGATAGATAAACCAGTTGATAGCGATAAATTAAGATCATATTTCAGCAAAGGATATGAAGTAAAAGTGACGAACGGAAGCGGGGATACTGAGCACTTGAATTATGATAGAATTGCCGTGGGAATGGCTCCCGGCGGAATTGTTGTGGTTTGGGTAGCCGGAGCAGGTGTCCAGAAAGAAGTAGGGCGGTATCAGGGAACAAAAATAAAAATTCCGAAATCGGAAATTGCCAGATTGGATAGCCATGAAAACCGTTTTTGGCGAAAAGATTATCTGGAAATGGTACATACCCGTGAACAGATCATCCCGGCAGAGGTAAGGGTCGAAAATAAGGGTAAACCTATTCCTTTTGGAAAATGGGATACCCATAGGATACGTTACAACTGGAAACCTGTCTTTGAATTACCGGAAAAAGCAAAGCTCAACCCATTAACAGACCTTGGAATCAGTATGGTCAACGGAGAAATGGAACAACTTGATGCTGCAAAATTTCTTCTGTCCCAAGCTACCGAAAGGGCAATACCTACTAGAATAACTTTTGAATTTATTGGCATCGATAATAAGAAGTATGGAGCAAGTTGTGATCTTAACGAAAAATCAAGCATTGAAGCATTTAAAACCGTATTTGGAAAACATCCGGATTCAACTAAAGCAGAAATCGTAATTAAAGTAAGTGAATCAAAGAAACGTTTTACTATAATCCTAAAAGGCGAAAATGGTAAAGCGGCTTATATAAAAACGGATAAAATCGAGGTTTTCTAA
- a CDS encoding class I SAM-dependent methyltransferase, giving the protein MEQLPFENESFDLVISSAVLHFAENQEHFEAMLSSMWRVLKPGGYFFCRLASEIGIESLVHFIGNGRYILPDGSERFLVNQEMLVRLTKKLGGQLHEPIKTTNVQNMRAMTTWCVRK; this is encoded by the coding sequence GTGGAACAATTACCATTTGAAAATGAAAGTTTTGATCTGGTCATTAGTTCTGCTGTACTCCACTTTGCAGAAAACCAGGAACATTTTGAAGCGATGTTAAGCTCCATGTGGCGCGTACTTAAACCCGGTGGATATTTCTTCTGTCGGCTGGCCTCGGAAATCGGTATTGAATCACTGGTCCATTTTATCGGAAATGGCAGGTATATTCTTCCGGACGGATCAGAGCGGTTCTTGGTTAACCAGGAAATGCTGGTTAGGCTCACCAAAAAACTTGGCGGACAACTTCACGAGCCGATTAAGACTACAAACGTACAGAACATGAGGGCAATGACCACATGGTGCGTGCGGAAATAA
- a CDS encoding bifunctional 2-polyprenyl-6-hydroxyphenol methylase/3-demethylubiquinol 3-O-methyltransferase UbiG: MKSEHIRETFGNIDIYLFDQLLKGTYDGCNTVLDAGCGTGRNLLYFLRSGAQVYGVDQNTEAIAQVRNIASGYPHINPKKTSA; this comes from the coding sequence ATGAAAAGCGAGCATATACGGGAAACCTTCGGAAACATTGATATTTATTTATTCGACCAGTTACTAAAAGGTACTTATGATGGGTGCAACACAGTTTTGGATGCTGGATGTGGTACTGGAAGAAACCTGCTTTACTTTTTAAGAAGTGGTGCGCAGGTTTATGGGGTAGATCAAAATACTGAAGCTATAGCACAAGTTAGAAATATAGCTAGTGGCTATCCCCATATCAATCCGAAGAAAACTTCAGCATAG
- a CDS encoding DUF3072 domain-containing protein has protein sequence MMMNSEENKKVSGGQGPGNAGNGITGDNTVKNPDDWTTGGEPMTGAQGSYLKTLSDEAGEEFDENLTKSEASKRIDELQHKTGRGLDTGQ, from the coding sequence ATGATGATGAATAGCGAAGAAAACAAAAAGGTTAGTGGCGGGCAGGGCCCGGGAAATGCCGGTAATGGAATTACTGGTGATAATACGGTTAAAAATCCTGATGATTGGACCACAGGCGGTGAGCCGATGACGGGAGCGCAGGGGTCTTATTTAAAGACGCTTTCTGATGAGGCCGGTGAGGAATTTGATGAAAACCTGACCAAATCGGAGGCTTCAAAGCGTATAGATGAACTGCAGCATAAAACCGGACGCGGCTTGGATACCGGTCAGTAA